One window of the Diospyros lotus cultivar Yz01 chromosome 12, ASM1463336v1, whole genome shotgun sequence genome contains the following:
- the LOC127814042 gene encoding EID1-like F-box protein 3, which produces MSHRDAEARSLPEMSASQKPRLNPAGEGSEPGDSGILNERVLLLVLNSLQWDIHVLCHTAAVSRKLRAVAKRILWRELCVYRAARMIAALTNGGPNSRIGGGWQALAKLLFFCCGCASTRNFPVSHALPGHFVKASRFSKTSGRSFLTKKCRGDLLYVSDPCEHPGGSNGEEDLGIYRGVFRGFMKSRTRACLIARQVELEERVRCPYCGARVWSMTAAKLVPRTAAWRLGSRDGGLEFFVCLNGHMHGSCWLVPLSSDEAAAANTDDQDCSDHSEDDGGGPSGYGGADRTDTMTNGSMSSVDEFVAR; this is translated from the coding sequence ATGTCTCACCGAGATGCCGAAGCCAGATCGCTGCCGGAAATGAGTGCGAGCCAGAAGCCTAGGTTGAACCCGGCCGGCGAGGGCTCCGAGCCCGGCGATTCGGGGATACTCAACGAGCGGGTACTCCTCCTTGTATTAAACTCTCTGCAGTGGGATATCCACGTGCTCTGCCACACAGCGGCTGTTAGCCGGAAGCTTCGAGCGGTCGCGAAGAGGATTTTGTGGAGGGAACTGTGCGTTTATCGCGCGGCGCGCATGATAGCGGCATTGACGAACGGCGGGCCGAACAGCCGGATCGGAGGCGGATGGCAGGCGTTGGCCAAGCTGCTCTTCTTCTGCTGCGGCTGCGCGTCGACTCGTAATTTCCCGGTGAGTCACGCATTGCCGGGCCACTTCGTGAAGGCGTCTCGGTTTTCCAAGACGTCGGGTCGGAGCTTCCTAACGAAGAAATGCAGGGGCGACCTGCTGTACGTGAGCGACCCGTGCGAGCATCCAGGAGGCAGCAACGGGGAGGAGGATTTGGGGATTTACAGAGGGGTATTTCGGGGATTCATGAAATCAAGGACGAGGGCTTGCCTGATCGCTCGCCAGGTGGAGCTCGAGGAAAGGGTGAGGTGTCCTTACTGTGGGGCCCGCGTGTGGAGTATGACCGCTGCTAAGCTCGTCCCAAGAACTGCAGCTTGGCGGCTCGGTTCGCGTGACGGTGGCCTGGAGTTTTTCGTCTGTTTGAACGGCCATATGCACGGCTCGTGTTGGTTAGTCCCTCTGTCGTCCGATGAAGCTGCTGCTGCCAACACGGACGATCAGGATTGCAGTGATCACAGCGAAGACGATGGTGGCGGGCCCAGTGGATACGGTGGT